A portion of the Pseudomonas sp. GR 6-02 genome contains these proteins:
- a CDS encoding collagen-like triple helix repeat-containing protein: MRKLCLLAALISPLACAQVVSVETNSLMRLPNTASSLQLERLEVADYGTLLIPSNVTEVTVGELHLGREARIAIVPSEQALALKVSRAELAEGSQITARGAPGTYLKAARSGRNLNLQIKALKAPQLSVDARGGAGAPGFVGLDGANGQAPGCTWGQAGRGFDGSDGSDGQPGAPGALVRLEVPRDYPAEQIKVEVAGGVGGAAGPGGKPGAGGKAKGCIVYKADGGKSGRPGADGQPGPAGAAGSVSIQRL; the protein is encoded by the coding sequence ATGCGTAAACTCTGTCTGCTCGCCGCACTTATCAGCCCATTGGCCTGCGCTCAGGTGGTGAGTGTTGAAACCAACTCGCTGATGCGCTTGCCCAACACCGCCAGCTCCCTGCAACTGGAACGACTGGAAGTCGCCGATTACGGCACCTTGCTGATTCCCTCGAACGTGACCGAAGTGACGGTCGGCGAGCTGCACCTGGGACGCGAAGCGCGGATCGCCATTGTGCCGAGCGAACAGGCTCTGGCGTTGAAGGTCAGCCGGGCCGAGTTGGCCGAAGGCAGCCAGATCACCGCGCGGGGCGCCCCCGGGACTTATCTCAAGGCTGCCCGCTCCGGGCGCAATCTGAATTTGCAGATCAAAGCGCTGAAGGCGCCGCAATTGTCGGTAGACGCTCGCGGTGGCGCGGGCGCCCCGGGTTTTGTCGGTCTTGACGGGGCCAACGGCCAAGCACCGGGTTGCACCTGGGGCCAGGCCGGTCGCGGCTTCGATGGCAGTGACGGCAGCGACGGCCAACCCGGTGCGCCGGGGGCGCTGGTTCGACTGGAAGTGCCGCGTGACTATCCGGCGGAGCAGATCAAGGTCGAGGTGGCGGGCGGAGTCGGTGGCGCGGCCGGACCGGGTGGCAAACCGGGGGCGGGCGGCAAGGCCAAGGGCTGTATTGTCTATAAAGCCGATGGCGGCAAGAGCGGTCGCCCCGGTGCCGATGGCCAGCCTGGGCCTGCCGGGGCGGCAGGCTCGGTGAGCATTCAGCGGTTGTAA
- the dinG gene encoding ATP-dependent DNA helicase DinG codes for MISTELKTTIQGAYSRFLEAKSLKPRYGQRLMIAEIAKVLGDIDTDDEGRRSGDPAIVAVEAGTGTGKTVAYSLAAIPAAKAAGKRLVIATATVALQEQIVYKDLPDLMRNSGLNFSFALAKGRGRYMCLSKLDMLLQEGHAQTATAQLFEEEGFKIEVDEASQKLFTSMIEKLAGNKWDGDRDSWSTALEDADWARLTTDHSQCTNRHCPNFGQCAFYKAREGMGKVDVIVTNHDMVLADLALGGGAVLPDPRDTIYVFDEGHHLPDKAIGHFAHYTRLRSTADWLETTAKNLTKLLAQHPLPGDLGKLIEQVPELAREIKTQQQFMFSACEQVADFKPGEDVEGRERPRHRFVGGVIPEHMREMGIELKKGFARLTDLFTRLTELLKEGMDGEVNIGIASNQAEEWYPLFGSLLSRSSGNWELWTAFTVEDPEDNPPMARWLTLAESGSLFDIEVNASPILAAEMLRRNLWNVAYGALVTSATLTALGTFDRFRMRAGLPKTAVTAVVPSPFHHADAGVLRVPDLKADPRDAPAHTAAIIRDLPELVEGSRGTLVLFSSRKQMQDVFDGLDRDWRKQVFIQGNLSKQETLNKHKARVDGGDSSVLFGLASFAEGVDLPGAYCEHVVIAKIPFSVPDDPVEAALAEWIEARGGNPFMEISVPDASLKLVQACGRLLRTEEDRGTITLLDRRLVTQRYGKAILNALPPFRREIS; via the coding sequence ATGATCAGCACTGAACTCAAAACCACGATCCAGGGCGCCTACTCGCGTTTTCTCGAAGCCAAGAGCCTCAAGCCACGCTACGGCCAACGCCTGATGATCGCCGAAATCGCCAAAGTCCTCGGTGACATCGACACCGACGACGAAGGCCGGCGCAGTGGCGACCCCGCGATTGTCGCGGTGGAAGCCGGCACCGGTACCGGCAAAACCGTGGCCTACAGCCTGGCAGCGATCCCCGCCGCCAAGGCCGCTGGCAAGCGTCTGGTGATCGCCACGGCCACCGTGGCCCTGCAAGAACAGATCGTCTACAAGGATTTGCCCGACCTGATGCGCAATAGCGGGCTGAATTTCAGCTTCGCCCTGGCCAAGGGGCGGGGGCGCTACATGTGCCTGTCCAAGCTCGACATGTTGCTCCAGGAAGGTCACGCGCAAACCGCTACCGCACAGCTGTTCGAAGAAGAAGGCTTCAAGATCGAGGTCGATGAGGCCAGTCAGAAGCTGTTCACCAGCATGATCGAGAAACTTGCCGGCAATAAGTGGGACGGCGACCGCGACAGTTGGTCCACCGCGCTCGAAGACGCCGACTGGGCGCGCCTGACCACCGATCACAGCCAGTGCACCAACCGCCATTGCCCCAACTTCGGCCAGTGCGCCTTCTACAAGGCCCGCGAAGGCATGGGCAAGGTCGACGTGATCGTCACCAACCACGACATGGTCCTGGCCGACCTGGCCCTGGGCGGCGGCGCGGTTCTGCCGGACCCGCGCGACACAATCTACGTGTTCGACGAAGGTCATCACCTGCCGGACAAGGCCATCGGCCACTTCGCCCATTACACACGCTTGCGCTCCACCGCCGACTGGCTGGAGACCACCGCCAAGAACCTCACCAAATTGCTCGCCCAACACCCGCTGCCGGGGGATCTGGGCAAGTTGATCGAACAGGTGCCGGAACTGGCCCGGGAGATCAAGACCCAGCAGCAGTTCATGTTCAGTGCCTGTGAGCAAGTCGCCGACTTCAAGCCCGGCGAAGACGTCGAAGGTCGCGAGCGGCCGCGTCACCGTTTCGTCGGCGGGGTGATTCCCGAACATATGCGTGAGATGGGCATCGAGTTGAAGAAGGGCTTTGCCCGACTGACCGACCTGTTCACCCGGCTTACCGAACTGCTCAAGGAAGGCATGGACGGCGAGGTCAACATTGGCATCGCCAGCAACCAGGCCGAAGAGTGGTATCCGCTGTTCGGCAGCCTGTTGTCGCGCTCTTCGGGAAACTGGGAGTTGTGGACCGCCTTCACCGTCGAAGACCCGGAAGATAACCCGCCCATGGCCCGTTGGCTGACGCTGGCCGAAAGCGGTTCGCTGTTCGACATCGAGGTCAATGCCAGCCCGATCCTCGCGGCGGAAATGCTCCGGCGCAACTTGTGGAACGTGGCTTACGGGGCGCTGGTGACCTCGGCGACCCTGACCGCTCTCGGCACCTTCGACCGTTTCCGCATGCGCGCCGGCCTGCCGAAAACCGCCGTGACCGCCGTGGTCCCGAGCCCGTTCCATCATGCCGACGCCGGCGTATTACGGGTGCCGGACCTGAAAGCCGACCCGCGCGATGCACCGGCCCATACGGCGGCGATCATTCGCGACTTGCCGGAACTGGTCGAGGGCTCCCGTGGCACCCTGGTGCTGTTCTCCTCGCGCAAACAGATGCAGGACGTGTTCGACGGGCTGGATCGCGACTGGCGCAAGCAAGTGTTCATTCAAGGCAACCTGTCGAAGCAGGAAACCCTGAACAAGCACAAGGCGCGGGTCGATGGCGGGGATTCCAGCGTGCTGTTCGGCCTGGCGAGCTTTGCCGAAGGCGTGGATTTGCCCGGTGCCTACTGCGAGCACGTGGTGATCGCCAAGATCCCGTTCTCGGTGCCCGACGATCCGGTCGAAGCCGCGCTGGCTGAGTGGATCGAAGCCCGTGGCGGCAATCCGTTCATGGAAATCTCCGTGCCGGACGCCTCGTTGAAACTGGTCCAGGCCTGCGGTCGCCTGCTGCGAACCGAAGAAGACCGCGGCACCATCACCTTGCTTGACCGTCGTTTGGTCACACAGCGCTACGGCAAAGCTATTCTCAATGCGTTGCCGCCATTTCGTCGTGAAATTTCCTGA
- a CDS encoding LEA type 2 family protein → MITGRFALYLFTLLLLFSGVGGCASWFSNDLPDPQVHLVKVEVVRAKLLEQKFLLHFRVDNPNDEDLTVRALEYRIHLGDVLLTEGEHEHWFTVGPKHSAYFKVPIRTNLWPRVRDVVKLLKKPEQPIPYRLEGTLETGLFIAHYVHLARNGVIIAADLIPE, encoded by the coding sequence ATGATCACCGGACGATTCGCGCTCTATCTGTTCACTTTGCTGCTTCTGTTTTCAGGAGTCGGCGGCTGCGCCTCATGGTTCAGCAACGACTTGCCAGACCCGCAAGTGCATCTGGTCAAGGTCGAGGTGGTCCGGGCCAAGTTGCTGGAGCAGAAATTCCTGCTGCATTTTCGCGTCGACAACCCCAATGACGAAGACCTGACGGTGCGCGCCCTGGAATATCGCATTCATCTGGGGGACGTCCTGCTGACCGAAGGCGAGCACGAACATTGGTTCACCGTCGGCCCCAAGCACAGTGCCTACTTCAAGGTGCCGATCCGCACCAACCTGTGGCCCAGGGTTCGGGATGTGGTGAAACTGCTGAAAAAACCCGAGCAACCGATTCCCTATCGTCTGGAAGGCACACTTGAAACCGGTTTATTCATCGCACACTACGTGCACCTGGCGCGCAATGGCGTGATAATCGCCGCCGATTTAATTCCGGAGTGA
- a CDS encoding OmpA family protein: protein MSIVRTALPLVLLTSVLTGCAGLQKTDWPTCAAVGGVVGAGLGATESSSWAGYGALLVGGTAAAYCWVHGDGDEDGDGVPDSRDKCPHTPRGVRVDADGCPPPAPAPVVEEKAVVKEEVIVIRDVHFQFDSSKLTPSDKEVLNTVATRLKQEPASARLTVTGHTDSVGSDKYNQKLSDKRAHSVVEYLISQGVPRSSFVSVTGAGESQPVADNKTAEGRALNRRTEIKIDR from the coding sequence ATGAGCATAGTTCGGACAGCATTACCTTTGGTTCTGCTAACCAGTGTGTTGACTGGTTGCGCAGGTTTGCAGAAAACCGACTGGCCGACCTGTGCGGCGGTCGGTGGTGTCGTCGGTGCAGGGCTCGGTGCGACAGAGAGCTCTTCATGGGCGGGGTATGGCGCACTGCTGGTCGGCGGCACGGCAGCGGCTTATTGCTGGGTGCATGGCGATGGCGACGAAGACGGCGATGGTGTGCCGGACAGCCGCGACAAGTGCCCTCACACACCGAGAGGCGTGCGAGTCGATGCCGACGGCTGTCCTCCACCCGCGCCTGCGCCGGTGGTCGAAGAGAAGGCGGTGGTCAAGGAAGAAGTCATCGTTATCCGTGATGTTCACTTCCAGTTCGACTCGTCCAAGCTCACTCCTTCCGATAAAGAGGTACTCAACACCGTTGCTACGCGCCTGAAACAGGAGCCCGCCAGCGCCCGGTTGACCGTGACCGGTCATACCGACAGCGTCGGCAGCGATAAATACAACCAGAAACTGTCGGACAAACGCGCCCATTCGGTGGTGGAGTACCTGATTTCCCAAGGCGTGCCACGCAGCAGTTTCGTGTCTGTGACCGGTGCCGGTGAAAGCCAGCCGGTGGCCGATAACAAAACCGCTGAAGGCCGTGCGCTGAACCGGCGTACGGAAATCAAAATCGACCGCTAA
- a CDS encoding YchJ family protein — protein MSTSICPCGSGTLLDACCGHYHAGHPAPSAEVLMRSRYSAYVLGLVDYLVATTLPAQQAGLDRQSISDWSAQSTWLGLEVEGAEVFGGQPEHAFVTFTARWHDGSGEHSHRERSSFVQNAGRWYFIDPTVPLKAGRNDACPCASGQKFKKCCASYFGA, from the coding sequence ATGAGTACATCCATTTGCCCTTGCGGCAGCGGCACGCTGCTCGATGCCTGCTGCGGTCATTACCATGCCGGCCATCCGGCCCCCAGCGCCGAAGTCCTGATGCGTTCGCGCTACAGCGCCTATGTGCTGGGGCTGGTCGATTATCTGGTAGCGACCACCCTGCCCGCGCAACAGGCCGGCCTGGATCGCCAGTCGATCAGCGACTGGAGCGCTCAGAGCACCTGGCTGGGCCTGGAAGTGGAAGGCGCCGAGGTCTTCGGCGGCCAGCCGGAGCACGCCTTCGTCACCTTCACCGCTCGCTGGCACGACGGCAGCGGCGAACACAGCCACCGCGAACGTTCGTCATTCGTGCAGAACGCCGGCCGCTGGTACTTCATCGACCCTACGGTGCCGCTCAAGGCCGGGCGCAACGATGCGTGCCCGTGCGCCAGCGGGCAGAAGTTCAAGAAGTGCTGCGCGAGTTATTTCGGCGCTTGA
- a CDS encoding CopD family protein, whose protein sequence is MTPFGIVYTLHVLAALVWVGGMFFAWMVLRPAAMKALEGPARLKLWVEVFQGFFRWVWVAVVLLPISGVGMIHLQFTGFEAAPRYVQAMMGLYVVMTALFIRIQALLLPELRTAVAAEDWPTGAATLGKIRRLVGINLMVGLVLVAIAAARPMF, encoded by the coding sequence ATGACACCTTTTGGCATCGTTTATACCCTGCATGTCCTGGCCGCCCTGGTCTGGGTCGGCGGCATGTTTTTCGCCTGGATGGTCCTTCGCCCCGCTGCGATGAAGGCGCTGGAAGGCCCTGCCCGGTTGAAGCTGTGGGTGGAAGTGTTTCAAGGTTTTTTCCGCTGGGTCTGGGTCGCGGTGGTGCTTTTGCCGATCAGCGGTGTGGGCATGATTCATTTGCAGTTCACCGGGTTTGAAGCGGCACCGCGGTATGTGCAGGCGATGATGGGATTGTATGTGGTGATGACCGCGTTGTTTATCCGGATTCAGGCGTTGCTGCTGCCGGAACTGCGCACGGCGGTAGCGGCTGAGGATTGGCCGACGGGCGCGGCGACGCTGGGCAAGATTCGCCGGTTGGTGGGGATTAACCTGATGGTCGGGTTGGTGCTGGTGGCGATTGCTGCGGCTCGGCCGATGTTCTGA
- a CDS encoding DUF6231 family protein: protein MTASISSRTPQQALAALLDRYAPTRLLLIGASEFPALEAFKLAHPDSIVAFAAPGALPAELAAQRFDLALVVDCLEHLSKRDGLNLLGGIRNLNASRIAVLADLPASGWQETDFFSLALQASERFQRDDQVLTLFTYDLLDYKQVPDWLNSRFWANPENFGKYWW, encoded by the coding sequence ATGACTGCAAGTATTTCTTCGCGCACGCCCCAGCAGGCGTTGGCCGCATTGCTTGATCGTTACGCCCCGACGCGTCTGTTGCTGATTGGCGCCAGTGAGTTCCCCGCGCTCGAGGCATTCAAACTCGCGCACCCGGACAGCATCGTGGCTTTTGCCGCACCCGGAGCATTGCCGGCCGAACTGGCGGCGCAGCGGTTTGATCTGGCGCTGGTGGTCGATTGCCTCGAACACTTATCCAAGCGCGACGGCCTGAATCTGCTCGGCGGGATACGCAACCTCAATGCCAGTCGCATTGCGGTGTTGGCCGACTTGCCCGCCAGCGGTTGGCAGGAGACGGATTTTTTCTCCCTGGCCCTGCAAGCCAGCGAACGCTTCCAGCGCGACGATCAAGTGTTGACGTTGTTTACCTACGATCTGCTTGACTACAAACAGGTACCCGACTGGCTCAACTCACGCTTCTGGGCCAATCCGGAAAACTTCGGGAAATACTGGTGGTAA
- a CDS encoding OmpA family protein has product MSVLTRTVLPVLLLGSLLTGCATHSDGTAPLNQRTWPICSVIGGLVGGGLGAIESGGWAAGGAALGILTGGLVCYAQDGDEDGDGVFDRRDRCPDTPANTPVDHHGCPLPQYPASVKPAEPPVSEVITLSSNVLFAYNKSDLTPEARSELDSLMPKLQSADVVSVKVVGHTDSQGSDAYNQKLSERRASIVAAYLLSRGLAPNKLTSEGRGETQPVADNDTEEGRAKNRRVELHINR; this is encoded by the coding sequence ATGAGCGTTCTCACAAGGACCGTCTTGCCGGTTCTACTGCTGGGCAGTCTTCTGACCGGCTGCGCGACTCACAGCGATGGCACCGCCCCCTTGAATCAACGTACCTGGCCGATCTGCAGTGTCATTGGCGGACTGGTTGGCGGCGGTCTGGGCGCGATCGAAAGTGGCGGTTGGGCGGCAGGTGGAGCGGCGCTCGGTATCTTGACCGGTGGCTTGGTCTGTTACGCCCAGGATGGCGACGAGGACGGTGATGGTGTTTTCGATCGACGCGATCGTTGCCCCGATACGCCTGCCAATACACCTGTCGATCATCACGGTTGCCCGCTACCGCAATATCCGGCCAGCGTAAAACCTGCTGAACCTCCGGTATCCGAAGTCATCACTCTGAGCAGTAATGTGTTGTTCGCGTACAACAAATCCGACCTGACGCCCGAGGCACGCAGCGAGCTGGATTCGTTGATGCCCAAATTGCAGAGTGCCGATGTGGTGAGCGTCAAGGTCGTCGGCCATACCGACAGTCAGGGTTCGGACGCCTATAACCAGAAGCTGTCGGAACGTCGTGCCAGCATCGTGGCGGCCTACCTGTTGAGCCGGGGGCTGGCGCCGAACAAACTCACCAGCGAAGGACGGGGTGAAACCCAGCCGGTGGCTGACAATGATACGGAAGAAGGGCGGGCAAAAAACCGTCGTGTGGAGTTGCACATCAATCGCTAG
- a CDS encoding DUF1145 domain-containing protein yields MKVFWGLGKLLTLLFWLVVLVNLLIPFVRPLHLLVDLAGSLLALAHLLELVFCNRSLKGRAHPWRDRLKIVFFGVFHLQTIPAPATAKASHA; encoded by the coding sequence ATGAAGGTGTTTTGGGGGCTGGGGAAGTTGTTGACCCTGCTGTTCTGGTTGGTGGTGCTGGTCAATCTGCTCATACCGTTTGTTCGTCCACTGCACCTGTTGGTCGATCTGGCTGGCAGCCTGTTGGCGCTGGCTCATCTTCTGGAGCTGGTGTTCTGCAATCGCAGCCTCAAAGGTCGAGCCCACCCCTGGCGTGATCGCCTGAAGATTGTCTTTTTCGGCGTTTTCCACCTGCAAACCATTCCGGCCCCGGCCACTGCGAAGGCTTCCCATGCGTAA